The genomic DNA GTAGTGATGAAAAACACTTGGTCCAAGATAGCAGCCATACAGACGACAGACTCCACACAAAATTCAACAAAAACAGCATGATATACAGATAaaggaacagaaaaaaagacatacaaGACTACAATGCTTCATACACACTGAATGTATCATGTCTCAATGACTTTTAGTTTCTCCCAGAGTGACGTTAGAGATGCAAATGCAACTAAAACATATGAAAGTGTAGCAGTGAGCGCAGGTAGCCACATCCCAACATTAGAGATGCGACTGAAACATATGAAAGTGTAGCAGTGAGCGCAGGTAGCCACATCCCAACATTAGAGATGCGACTGAAACATATGAAAGTGTAGCAGTGAGTGCAGGTAGCCACATCCCAACATTAGAGATGCGACTGAAACATATGAAAGTGTAGCAGTGAGTGCAGGTAGCCACATCCCAACATTAGAGATGCGACTGAAACATATGAAAGTGTAGCAGTGAGTGCAGGTAGCCACATCCCAACATTAGAGATGCGACTGAAACATATGAAAGTGTAGCAGTGAGCGCAGGTAGCCACATCTCGGCGCTACGTGGGGCAGCTGGATGatcatctggccctgagtgccTGGGAACGgcagcacctgcagcagctctgctcCAATCAGAAGGATGGATTATTGATGTATCTGTTGAGGAGATTTGGCAGATTAAGTAATGTGATATGAGGTTTCTTCATTAGGATCCCTCAACACAGACACGTGAACACACGTAGAACCATTCTGATCCAAACTAATGACTGTTTGAAGCTTCTCCGCCTGAAAACGTTTTACATCACTATTTTCATCACAGAAATTACGATAGTGTTGTCAAGACCATACATCACGTATGGAGACAGTAAGTGAACtaactgacaaactttgacatcCTCTATCTTTGTCAACTTAGTATCTGTCTGTATCTGATTATGACTTACTGTAGTTCACTGAGCTTATATGTAGGGTCTTTCAGCAGGATAGAGAGCAGCTCCACATCACACTGTTCAAGGAAGTTAAGTCGCAGGTTCAGCTCTCTCAGACTGGAGCGGTTTGATCTGAGAGCGACGGCCAGAGAGGAACAGCTCCCTCCTGTAAGCTTGCAGTACtgcagcctgagagagacacatCAGAATAGCACTTCATACAGGACTTCAAATATGCAGGAGAATTCTGGCTTGGTGTATGCATGTTATACCCAAGAGAAAAATGTTTATAacaaacaaaagtgtgtgtgtgtagggggggggggggggggtgaaagagagagagagagagagagagagagagaaagagtgagagaaagagagagagacattggcAGACTTACTCCAATTTCTCCAGTTCACAATGAGGATTTCCCAGGCCGGTagagagcagctccactcctgaatcCCCCAGATCGTTGTAACTCAGGTTCAGTTGTCTCAGACGAGAGGAGTTTGAGCTGAGCGCTCCAGCTACAgctgcacagctcttctctgtaaGGCTACAACCTCTCAGTCTGTAGACAACATTTTTAGAAAGAATCAGTAtgaaggaaacacacaagaaacacacagagaaagagtgagaaagaaaaacatgtacagagccagcaagagagagagatagagagagatagagagactctctgtgtgtactgtaacaaaaaaaataaatcgaGTCAGTTTTTATCGGAGAAAACAACATTTGATATGCATTACTTGTATACAGTTGTTTATGTAGCATAGTCGTATACAGTGTGTATGAAGTGTGTAGCAATACTTCATACAactgtgacagaaagagaaatgacAACTGAGCAACTCAATACAACTCTGCACACTGCAATGACCCCACATTcttattcacatacagtacatgtacacacacacacacacacacacacacacacacacagacaccaaacacacacactcatacatatatgtacagtatgtgaatataTTCAGCCAatttacatactgtaatttACAGTGTATTGATGAAGTGTAACAATATTTGTAATGTCTGCTCGTTTTGTACAGTAAGTATTAGTATTCCTGTGGATGCTTTGACAATGCAATTTAATCTAATCCAATTTAATTTACCTTAattgagcaagagagagtttttacgtatctgtgtgagtgtgtgtgtgtgtgtgtgtgtgtgtgtgtgtgtgtcctacagaACGCATACTAACAAAACTAACTTACTCCAATGTCTCCAGTCTGCAGTTTGGATGTGTCAGACCAGCAGAAAGCAGCTCCATTCCTGAATCTCCCAGATAATTCCCTCTCAAGTGCAACTGTGTCAGACTGGAAGATTCTGAGCTGAGAGCTGAAGATAAAGctgcacagctcctctctgtGAGTTTACAGCCACTcagcctgtagacacacacatagaaatatgtCTTAGAAGACAGACAACACAGCTTCAGGTTCAGGATACAGGCAATTAGTGTATCCATCAATGACAACCATTAAAAAATCATGCTGCCCAGTAGTGCTGAATGCTGCTTGACCAGGCGATCAGAgcagagcaaaacacacacacacacacacacacacacacacacacacacacacacacacacacacacacacacacacacacacacacacacacacacacacacacacacacacacacacacacacacacacacacacacacacacacacacacacacacacacacacacacacacacacacacacacacacacacacacacacacttgtagacTTACACCAGTTTCTCCAGTCTACACTTGTGTGTCAGACCAGAAGAAATCTGCTCCACTCCAGAGTCTCCCAGATTATTGccactcaggtccagctgtTTCAGATTGGAGTTTGTTCTGAGAGCTGAGGATAAAGCTGCACAGCTCTTCTTTTTGAGGTTACAACTCTTcagactgtagacacacacgTTAAAATGCAAGATAAATACCGTTTTATAAACACACATTCTTTAATGCAAGAGGGAGCACAGTAAAATATTCAGATATGGCTTAACTGTAGTTTATATGACTCAAgttaatgtgtttttgttaacaacatttatttccttacaatatttttttctgaataaatttgcttcccagCTCACAAAGAAGGATCCCCccgtttttagtcaactttaccagGGGTGCTAATATTTCTGGAgggcactgtactgtattgacaGACTTACTCCAGTATCTGCAGTTCACACTTGGCATGTCCCAGACCAGTagaaagcagctccactcccGAATCTCCCAGATTATTGTAAGTCAAGTCCAGATGCCTCATATTGGACCTATTTGAGCTAAGAGTTGAAGATAGAGCTGTGCCACTGTCCTCTGTGAGGTTACAACACCTcagcctgtagacacacacacacacacacacacacacacacacattacaaatcTATTTACTGTAGTTAAGAGAATCCTTTTTTGGCATGTTATTTTTTCAGTTagtctattagctggtttcattctcatggagctcaatgcaaatcaaaccagctaataggctaactgaaaggtgaagggtatgtgatgatgtgggcctatttaattccaaaggccaaggggattttatcagggtgcatagtgtcctgaatccatgaaataactttaaaaaataaaaatagtaaaaatctgcctgcctctatgggaattttaacacatagggttaacatgggCGTTCAGATGTAAAAGTTTCCCAATAGGTTCTGTAGCAATATCTGAAATGTTATTACACCCAACAGAAACAACTAAAGAAATATCTTTCAGTGTTAATACTAATAAAGTAGAAATTGTGATGCTTTTATTGTCAGGGTATTGCGGTACTTTTGTAGTATTGGTGCATAGTGGAATACTAACTGTAATACATACTATAATATCACTAACTCAAGAGTGTAATACTCACTGGACTCTTCTTGATGCTTTGACCACTGACAACATCCTCAGCAGACCTGCATCTGATCTGGCAGGTGAACTACATCGTCCATAATCCTGCAGGTTAAAGTCCTCCAGTTCCTGTTCTGACATCATCAGCACAAAGGCCAGAGCTgacagctgggagagagagagatcctttcTGAGTTCATCTCCCTTCCTCACGTAACTCTGGACCTCCTCCACCAGAGAGTGGTCATTCAGTTCATTCAGGCAGTGGAAGAGGTTGAGGCATCTCTCTGGGTCAGTGGCTTCTCTGATCTTCTGCTTGATGTACTTGATTGATTTATCTGTGCTCACTGAGATGTTTTCTTTCTGTGGCAGCAAGTCTTGCAATAGTTTCTGATTAGACTCCAGTGAGAGACCCAGGAGAAACCTCAGGAAAAGGTCCAACTGTCCATTTTCATTTCTTAAGGCCAGGTCCACTGCAGACTGGTGAAGCTCAAAAAGACTGTTAGCACTGAACAGTAAATGAAGCTGAGACTTTTGGTGCTGGTCAAGTGTACTGCGCTCTCTCATGGtaaagtgcaaaaacacatataAAGCTGCTAGAAACTCCTGAATGCTCAAATGAACAAAGCAGAACACTTTCCCCTGGAACAGTCCAGACTCTTCTCTGAAGATCTGGGTGCACACCCCAGAGTATACTAATGCATCtctgacatcaatgccacattCGCTCAGATCCTCTTCATAGAAGATCAGATTACCCTTCTCCAGCTGCTGAAAAGCCAGTTTCCCCAGGGACAGAACAGTCTTCAGGTTCCACAGTGgatctgcatcctgtttttcaTACTTCTGacttctgtgttttgtttgtatgatcaggaagtgtgtgtacatttgagtcaGAGACTTTGGAATCTCCCCACTCTCTGCTTCAGTCAGGATGCTCTCCAGAACAGTGGCTGccatccaacagaagactggaatTTGACACATGACGTAGAGGATCCtggatgacttcaggtgtgtgatgaTTCTGTTGACCAGCTCCTCTTCTGtgattctcttcctgaagtactcctccTTCTGTGGGTCGTTGAAACCTCGTACCTCTGTCACCTGGTCAACGCATTCAGGagggatttgattggctgctgctggtcgggaggtGATCCACACAAGcgcagagggaagcagattgCCCTTGATGAGGTTTGTGAGAAGGACATCAACTGTGGCATGTTCTGTTACACTGTAGATGGACTCGTTATGCTGGAAATCCAGAGAAAGTCTGCTTTCGtctagaccatcaaagatgaaagCAATGCTGTAGTTGTTGTGGTTGGAGAAGTTGACACCTTTTGTTTCACagaaaaagtgatggatgatgTCCTCAAAAGTGTATGTCTTGTCTTTAATCAGATTCAGCTCCCGGAAAGGAAGGGGAAATATGAAGAGAATGTTCTCATTGGCTTTTCCTTCAGTCCAGTCTAGAATGAATTTCTGGACAGAGACTGTTTTCCCAATGCCAGCCAATCCCTTTGTCAGCACCGTTCGGATAGATTTGTCTTGTCCAGCTAAGGGCTTGAAAATCTCAGTACATCTGATTTGTGTGTCCCCCTTTGTAATGTGTCTCTTGGATGCCATCTCAATTTGTCTGATCTCATGTTCAGTATTGACCTCTACACTTtccccctctgtgatgtagagctctgtgtagatttTCTGCAGAAAAGTAGGGTTTCCCTGCTTTGGGATGCCTTCAAATACACTCTCAAACTTCTTTGATAGCCTGTATTTGAGCTGTTGTTGACATCTCAGAAGCAGTCCATCTGGAAATAAGGTATTTGATTAGGTCAATGGCATAAGTGAGTGAAGTGAGAACGCTGCAGTAGCACTTGGTCATGAgaatgcttaaagggatagttcgggttttaagacacgaagttatatgggttccccgtcagcaacgttgtgcatcagcactgacttaccccgcaacagcgtcctgtgagccgagatccagccggtttttgatgctgaagaaagtagtccggcaagtttctggggtcacgaaagtaaagtgtttttcttctcaaaaccatatgcgttcaaaagagtgatatatttgcaccacaaaaacgttgtccaggaaaaaatcaaacctcgttatcactcgttatttttcgcgattcctatcactgcgcgctactgacagctggacaacgtttttgtggtgcaaatatatcactctgttgaacgcatatggttttgagaagaaaaacactttactttcgtgaccccagaaacttgctgaagaaaatagtccggcatcaaaaacgatcaaaaaccggctggatctcggctcacaggacgctgtcggggggtaagtcagtgctgatgcacaacgttgctgacagggaacccatataactttgtgtcttaaaacccgaactatccctttaacatgtcATGACAGATGTCATATCCTGCCAGTAATCTTCACAGTCTTTGTTCAGTGAGTAGTCTATATGCCTGGTTAAAGGCCGACGAAGTACCCGATTTGGTTCCCCCCAATTCGTGTTTCCCCGTCTTTCTGCAGTAGCTCTAGCCGGCTAACGTAGCTAAAAACAGGAAAACGCAATTCAGTACTAAGAATACGTACAGTAACCTAGCCACAACGCAAGAACTTTAGTATAGTGGCGTAAAGGAAACATGAATTGGGGGGAACCAAATTGGGTACTTCACCAGGTCACACCAAACCGACGGCCGACTgtcggcagaaaagcagtcggagTTATCAGTCGGCTCCCGTCTCCCCAGGTCAGTCAAAAAAGTGCATCAGAAAACACAAAGGTGACACAGAGCGTACTGTACGTTCTGCGCATGCGCGAAATGTAATAGCAGGCAGTGCTAAAAGATTCAGAACCGAAAAGATTGTTTAGCTACCAAGATTAATCAAAGCATTCGCCATTGCAAATGGGACGACATTTTggacttctctgattaagcaataagaaaatataaatataattatatagtgtgtattattttattgccattgcgTGTCTGTGATGCCAACGAAACACTCTCTTGGGCACGGAATAAATAACTTTTCGCCCATTAActaactagctagcttgctagttaatattagcacagtaaacaaaaagtgaatgggaaataaccaggaaataacctgaaataacacacgttCAGAAACTTACTTCTAGCAAAAATATGTTAGGAAGGTTTATCAAAATGGGTTCGAaacttacatcgctgaatgtaggACTAACGGTTTGtttaaacaaagtcctctgctaCCTACAGTAGATGTTTCAAAGGGTTAGGactaaccaatcagattggtaattgaggccgactctacatgtcaagtcggccaaaactggccaaaattagcCCCGATGCCGACGCCGACTGGCGATGGCACGGGACACATaccaaacagactcgagtccccgacCGCCCCTGACTGCCCGACGgccgattatcgggttggtgtgttcaggcctttagACCGCGTCTGACGGCCGATAATCGTGGTGGTGTGTCCCCACCTTAAGATGTGTTTGGGCCAATCAAATCACTTTGGCGGGCATTATACAATGACTGTCAAATGAGCAACAGTCAATCAGTCATCCTCATCACCTGAGCTGCCGCTTGAAAAGTGAGATGTTCTGTTACACAAGATATTGACAGTGCAATAACTTTGAAAGATGCACAGAAAACAGTGATGAAGGTATTTGAGATCCTTACATTTGGTGGGCGGCTGGCTTCCACACTTCCTTAATCAAAACCATATCAAGTGTTGCCAGAGCAAAGCTCTGATAAGATAACTAGTATTTCATGCCATGCCATCTGTGAGTTTTACTGAAGGTTTACCTATTCTAAAAAAATTCTATTTTTCTATTTATgttaaaacagaaacagaaataaaTTCTGAATGATCTATTTTTCTTGTTAGTTTTGATAACACTGAAGTAAATATGTTTAAACCATATGATTCTGAAGATGTGTTTTTTGTATATTAGCATCAACAAAGTAGAAAGTTCAGTAAATCAGTATTGAGTGAATATCTCACTTAGTTCCAGCTGCTGCGCGAGGATGTCCTGCTTCATGCTCCTCAGAGTGTGCACTGCAATCTTCAGAGCTCCATCTCTGGCATCTCTCTggtcctcctcaccctcctcctcatcacaaGGGGATTCTGGGTAATCTGGGCTCAGGAGCTTCTTGAGTCTCTTCAGTTCATTCTTCATGAAAGTGATGACTTTGTATTCAAGCTCCTGTTTGAAAATCAGACAATTCCAGTGTATTCAAAAATGTCCTGTCCTTGATCACTTTTTCATGTTTAAtttcttgcacacacatacacacacacacacacacacacacacacacacacacacacacacacacacacaccttgaataTAGTCGACAACTCATTTTCATAACATCTGCTCAGGGATGgattaactgtttcctcttccaGCTGGATACTGAAATACGAGGACAGCCAGATTTAGTCAACAAAGTTAAATGTCTATGGCATCTGTAAATGTGAACACCATCACTGAGTAAGTTGAGAAGTGAATTGAGAGTTAAAAGACAAGATCTGCATCTGATAATGTAATGTTGGATATGGTTTGTGTTTTCATGCTGAGATTTAACGTGCTGGTGGGTAAAAGCACTTAAATGTTAGCAAATGTTAAAAAGGAGAGTGTGATCAggggaaacattattttagtcAAGTACTGATCAACACACCTACTGCCCAACTGCATTGTCCATCTATGCCTTCTCTGATTAAATGCTGCTTATTGCTACTGTCCATGCAAAATATGTTTGCAAAAAGCTCCACAGTTGTATGTCCAATGaacttaatttaatttgtatttctGAGTATAAGTAATCTTAAATAGAAATACTGGAGTTACTAGTACCcaaattaaatgttttttttgtttgtttgtttttttatcttAAACTGATTGACTAATTTATTTTGAGTTTATTGAACTTGTCTGGGCTGTCAGTGTACCCGGGATCAGGACGTCCTTCAAGTTTAAGTTCAAAATGGTCACttttcatggacacacagctgggcacaggTGAACAGGATCTCTTCGCTTGAACCGGGCTTCAAAAAAGgtgaaaacatacagtaagtcatacacacataactcatacacacaacacatgctgaATGTAAAGGATAATGTATAGCAGGTCACTGTTGGGAAAATAAGTGCCCAACAGGGCAAACAGGACCGGCGCGCCAGCAATGGGGTCTTGCTTTgtcctgaagggacttattttcccgataacgactggcattctatacattatcccgcttgtTACAAGGCTACTtgccccaaaaaaaaaaaaaaaatgatggctCTTTACATTTATTTGCTACCGTTCCATCAGGGCTTTTGCTGGGAACCAAATAGTTTGCATCACACGTAAATAAGAAGCACAACACTGCGTTTCCTTGACAGCGGTCTGTTATACTTAGCAACGGTCTGTTATTGAAAAATATCAGACCTCCGAATGTTGGGACGGCCCATCCAAGTGAATGGAGCAATTTCCTGTGTACGGACCACAGTGTGTATAAACTGCACAATAGagtttatgcaaattaaaaaaacacatgttTATTGACCACGTCTGTGTTTTAACATCAGATCAGCACTTTAATAAGAAAGAATAATGCGGAAAACAGATGTGCTCTCCCCGCGTGTGTTAACCTCAGAGCCGaatgaaatgtactgtagcagaatCAACGTACTGTATACACCTCGGCCAATAAGCAGTAATAGTAGCATCAGCAGAAAGAGGTAAATGTTTCTCATGATAAATAATGAGAAATTATAAACGATAAACAATAAATGTTTCCCATGAACATTTTTCATCAGCTGTGCAATCAATCAGCTCCATCACCATATacattaaaacaacaacaacaacgacaatacagtatagtataggcctagtatagtatagtatagtataacaTGTTTTCTGTAATTAGCACTTGAACTAAttaatgttctaatgttctcaTGCTCTCGCTGAAAatgattgtacagtatgtcttggcATTTTGTTCATACCTTGAGTCAAGATGGTGTCTTTTTCGGGAACTCTTTGACTGATCACTCTCCAAGAACACAGAGCTGCCCGAATATGGCAAAAATCATGATTTGGTCAATAATGAGAACTTGATTATTCAACATGATTACTCAATGATTTTGAAAACTTtctgtatttttaaaaaatcagctTCATACAACACTGGGCAGATTAGTACAAATGAGTGGGCGTGTTCAACTTCATAAAGCACTGCGCAGATCTGGGTACAAATGAGTGGGCACGTTCAACTTCATACAGCACTGGGCTGATCAGTACAAATGAGTGGGCGCGTTCAACTTCATACAGCACTGGGCAGATCTGGGTACAAATGAGTGGGCGCGTTCGACTTAAGATCACAGTGAAGTGCAATCTCTTGTTTTTATAGTCACTGAAAGTCATAATTGacaactagaatgcatttcccggtgggaagtgcgaagtgtgcttgctcagacgcgccgcgacagcgcccggcaggagacgcgaccgctcgtcctcaggtcaaagcgccaaagtttggccaagacgcgaagctgcttcgagtttggcggcgttgccctcgattgccgaattattacactgacgtgaagggttgcctaggttcatcagtggtatgtcccagagcacctccaatgtaaaaatgtggatgtcatcccaaagacataaagagataccgtatgaggcaaaatgcatttttgctaattgcgacgccccctagtgaccaaatttactgaggttgctttggatggtgtccaaaatcatcccaccaaatatggtcttgacacctcaaagcgtttccgagatttgacctcacttcctgtttggaggcttcgccatcgaatttcattggctgccatgggcgaacgctttgatgtatggaaatgaaatgtacacctctaaggtctgtagaccttgtgttgaattatgtatgagttgttcacgagtagccagcatgaaacacgtaaccactgaaagaaggaaggagcctaaggaactaggcatgtttctggaacaaatacgagtaatgttaggagtattgcgggaacatctgctgtttactcactgttgagtaagttgcaatgtgttatagcctcaaattgatggtagaataaacaggacgaatcacctgttcaaatggtgtaataggatgaaatttggtgttgatatgtcaaagcaaccaggctgttactggttaacgtttctgaatatgaaatcgattttggattggttgcatgtgataaaagctatgccatttcctgtccagacagcattcatattcagaaatactgtacaccggcaacaaggcacacacacacagacacacacacgtacatacacccctttcaaacagaagcatcagtccgttacatctgcctcttgtccacaaactgcatgttgcacagttcacctacatctacccacaattctttgatttataaataatccctgcattaaaaaactgcaatgtgtcaaatcttaatatatatatatatatatatatatatatatatatatatatatatatatatatatatgtatactgtatgggcaattccatgcaaaactgtcaagtccataaccccacacagcgtcaaactatgatgtggatgatgatttcttaaaagtttaccatttcgctcttcttgtttgtacaacatattcaatgatattgttaacttaatcatttgcattatataaatgtaacctatttttccacccgtatgtctcaacatatactggagtcacattca from Sardina pilchardus chromosome 2, fSarPil1.1, whole genome shotgun sequence includes the following:
- the LOC134075186 gene encoding NACHT, LRR and PYD domains-containing protein 3-like isoform X4, which produces MKSDHFELKLEGRPDPGIQLEEETVNPSLSRCYENELSTIFKELEYKVITFMKNELKRLKKLLSPDYPESPCDEEEGEEDQRDARDGALKIAVHTLRSMKQDILAQQLELNGLLLRCQQQLKYRLSKKFESVFEGIPKQGNPTFLQKIYTELYITEGESVEVNTEHEIRQIEMASKRHITKGDTQIRCTEIFKPLAGQDKSIRTVLTKGLAGIGKTVSVQKFILDWTEGKANENILFIFPLPFRELNLIKDKTYTFEDIIHHFFCETKGVNFSNHNNYSIAFIFDGLDESRLSLDFQHNESIYSVTEHATVDVLLTNLIKGNLLPSALVWITSRPAAANQIPPECVDQVTEVRGFNDPQKEEYFRKRITEEELVNRIITHLKSSRILYVMCQIPVFCWMAATVLESILTEAESGEIPKSLTQMYTHFLIIQTKHRSQKYEKQDADPLWNLKTVLSLGKLAFQQLEKGNLIFYEEDLSECGIDVRDALVYSGVCTQIFREESGLFQGKVFCFVHLSIQEFLAALYVFLHFTMRERSTLDQHQKSQLHLLFSANSLFELHQSAVDLALRNENGQLDLFLRFLLGLSLESNQKLLQDLLPQKENISVSTDKSIKYIKQKIREATDPERCLNLFHCLNELNDHSLVEEVQSYVRKGDELRKDLSLSQLSALAFVLMMSEQELEDFNLQDYGRCSSPARSDAGLLRMLSVVKASRRVQLRCCNLTEDSGTALSSTLSSNRSNMRHLDLTYNNLGDSGVELLSTGLGHAKCELQILDLKSCNLKKKSCAALSSALRTNSNLKQLDLSGNNLGDSGVEQISSGLTHKCRLEKLVLSGCKLTERSCAALSSALSSESSSLTQLHLRGNYLGDSGMELLSAGLTHPNCRLETLELRGCSLTEKSCAAVAGALSSNSSRLRQLNLSYNDLGDSGVELLSTGLGNPHCELEKLELQYCKLTGGSCSSLAVALRSNRSSLRELNLRLNFLEQCDVELLSILLKDPTYKLSELQYINNPSF